One part of the Leptolyngbya sp. CCY15150 genome encodes these proteins:
- a CDS encoding YihY/virulence factor BrkB family protein yields the protein MYAPRFVRFFQHINLTTLRRVIKGVMAQRLPSLSAEMAYNALLALFPAVLTVLTAVSLFEPLTNSFERLMGRLSEVAPVDALNLIENFASDITTGGSSGLFSVSFLIALWVSSSALSAAMRALDQIHQIPQALMRPFWKAKLISLGLTLGTILLLMLASTLVFISDWAISNLAIQSSTFAPWLLQGWRWLTWPFALGIMSLAFAFIYRFGPSRWSPNKPLFPGAVLAAISWALISNGFRLYVLHFGNYNKVYGTVGAVIVLQLWLYMSSLVMLIGDQVNVTVGEAMQTSDRQRLAADPSEPKPRRSKSSTGPGVKRPSRF from the coding sequence TTTCAACACATCAACCTCACCACCCTACGCCGGGTGATCAAAGGGGTCATGGCACAGCGACTACCCAGCTTGTCGGCAGAGATGGCCTACAATGCGCTACTCGCCCTTTTCCCTGCCGTACTGACCGTCTTAACTGCTGTCAGCCTCTTCGAACCCCTCACCAACTCCTTCGAACGCCTCATGGGTCGGCTGAGTGAAGTTGCTCCAGTGGACGCCCTCAATCTGATTGAAAATTTCGCCAGCGACATCACCACCGGCGGCAGTAGTGGTCTATTTTCCGTCAGCTTTTTAATTGCCCTCTGGGTGTCCTCCAGCGCCCTGAGCGCCGCCATGCGGGCCTTGGATCAAATTCACCAGATCCCCCAAGCGTTAATGCGGCCGTTTTGGAAAGCGAAGCTGATTTCCCTAGGACTAACCCTGGGAACGATCCTGTTGCTGATGCTAGCCTCCACCTTGGTGTTTATTAGCGACTGGGCGATCAGCAACCTAGCTATTCAAAGTTCAACCTTTGCTCCGTGGCTGCTGCAGGGATGGCGCTGGCTCACCTGGCCCTTTGCCTTGGGCATCATGTCTTTGGCTTTTGCCTTCATCTACCGCTTTGGGCCAAGTCGCTGGAGCCCTAATAAGCCCTTATTCCCCGGAGCTGTCCTCGCGGCTATTTCCTGGGCCCTGATTTCCAACGGCTTTCGTCTCTACGTGCTGCATTTCGGCAACTACAACAAAGTCTATGGCACGGTGGGCGCTGTGATTGTGCTGCAACTGTGGCTCTATATGAGTTCCTTGGTGATGCTGATCGGCGATCAGGTGAACGTCACCGTTGGGGAAGCCATGCAGACCAGCGATCGCCAACGCCTAGCCGCTGATCCCTCGGAACCCAAGCCACGCCGCTCGAAATCCTCCACGGGGCCAGGGGTAAAACGCCCCTCTCGCTTCTAG
- a CDS encoding thylakoid membrane photosystem I accumulation factor, with translation MRLFSRSPMLWICQMTASLKTYWRRSPLASILISTVLAIALVVMGATPALAGLTDDRFDGGIFPLYAGNGSLVPPRVTLEASLKGDRPTLLVLYIDDSSDCKAYVSVVSQFDAFYGRATDIIPIDIDSLPIKDQYEPTEPGYYYEGLVPQTVVFDQAGQVVLNKTGSVDFEELDDRFREIFDLLPRSESTELKRRSVNEVNTELVPNSES, from the coding sequence ATGCGACTTTTTTCTCGATCGCCCATGTTATGGATTTGTCAAATGACTGCATCGCTCAAGACCTATTGGCGGCGATCGCCCCTCGCTTCCATCCTGATATCAACCGTGCTAGCGATCGCCCTGGTGGTGATGGGCGCGACCCCAGCTCTAGCCGGATTAACCGACGATCGCTTTGACGGCGGCATTTTCCCTCTCTATGCCGGTAACGGCTCCCTGGTTCCCCCTCGGGTCACCCTAGAAGCATCGCTCAAGGGCGATCGCCCCACCCTGCTGGTGCTCTACATCGACGACAGCAGCGACTGCAAAGCCTACGTCTCCGTTGTTTCGCAATTTGATGCCTTCTACGGACGCGCCACCGATATTATCCCCATTGATATTGACTCCCTGCCGATCAAGGATCAGTATGAACCCACAGAACCGGGCTACTACTACGAAGGTCTAGTCCCCCAAACGGTTGTCTTTGACCAAGCTGGCCAGGTTGTGCTCAACAAAACCGGATCCGTAGACTTTGAAGAACTCGACGATCGCTTCCGAGAAATTTTTGACCTGCTGCCGCGATCGGAATCGACCGAACTCAAACGGCGATCGGTCAACGAGGTGAATACCGAGCTTGTTCCCAATTCTGAATCGTGA
- a CDS encoding DUF3386 domain-containing protein, with the protein MTTTQINAQDLFRSAYNNRYTWDTNFPGFTADLTVTQGDEVHTAKVTVKADYSVEVTDIEDETVKESIYTQLRDVVTHRKRNSFEQAHSKHTFSAGTTDDTGAVEILVGGDAMGSNYKLRNNEVCQVSRVMGRMAFTIDHLDSLDTGNGYVSTRYNAVFRNPQTQDILRDMQFEDRYEAVGDYYLMSQQTIHATADGQQTTTVFQFSNLALLG; encoded by the coding sequence ATGACAACTACTCAAATCAACGCTCAAGATCTATTTCGCTCCGCCTACAACAATCGCTACACCTGGGATACCAACTTCCCTGGATTCACCGCCGATCTCACCGTGACCCAAGGCGACGAAGTCCACACCGCTAAGGTGACCGTCAAGGCTGATTACAGCGTTGAGGTGACCGACATTGAAGATGAAACCGTTAAGGAATCGATCTACACCCAACTGCGCGACGTGGTGACCCATCGCAAGCGCAATTCCTTTGAGCAGGCCCACAGCAAACACACCTTCAGCGCTGGCACCACCGACGACACCGGTGCCGTTGAAATCCTTGTCGGCGGCGATGCCATGGGGTCTAACTACAAACTACGCAACAACGAAGTCTGTCAAGTTAGCCGCGTTATGGGACGCATGGCCTTCACCATCGACCACCTCGATAGCTTAGATACCGGCAACGGCTACGTATCAACTCGCTACAATGCCGTCTTCCGCAATCCGCAAACCCAAGACATTCTGCGAGACATGCAGTTTGAAGATCGCTATGAAGCCGTGGGCGACTATTACCTGATGAGCCAGCAAACCATCCACGCCACCGCCGATGGTCAACAAACCACTACCGTCTTCCAGTTTTCCAACCTAGCGCTTTTAGGTTAG
- a CDS encoding NifU family protein — translation MELTITNVEQVLDELRPYLMSDGGNVELVELDGPVVRLRLQGACGSCPSSAMTLKMGIERRLRESIPEIVEVEQVL, via the coding sequence ATGGAACTCACAATTACCAACGTTGAACAAGTCCTTGATGAACTTCGTCCCTACCTCATGTCCGATGGTGGTAACGTCGAACTTGTCGAACTCGATGGCCCAGTTGTGCGGCTGCGACTTCAGGGAGCTTGCGGATCCTGCCCTAGCTCAGCCATGACCCTGAAAATGGGTATCGAACGCCGTCTCCGGGAATCCATTCCCGAAATTGTTGAGGTCGAGCAAGTTCTGTAG
- a CDS encoding glycoside hydrolase, with product MPHPLYVAIIWHQHQPLYKSRVAGHYQLPWVRLHGTKDYLDLVLMLERYPKLHQTVNLVPSLILQIEDYVAGKARDPYLSLALSDVTTFTDTQRRFTVEHCFDANHRTMVDPHPRYAELYNQRQEQGLGWCVENWGPADYGDVLAWHNLAWIDPLFWDDPQVARWLEQDRNFSLSDRQQIYVKQKEILSRIIPQHRKMQEQGQLEVTTTPYTHPILPLLADTDAGRVAVPGMQLPNHRFQFAEDIPRHLQKSWDLYIDRFGCAPRGLWPSEQSVSPAMLDPVAKQGFQWLCSDEAVLGWTMKHYFHRDGSGNVQEPELMYRPYRLETPHGDLGIVFRDHRLSDLIGFTYGAMEPKAAAADLIGHLEAIGRSLKYNQHTGHTSLDHPWLVTIALDGENCWEYYPHDGKPFLEALYSRLSEQTGIKLVTVGEFLEQFPATERLPAENLHSGSWVDGSFTTWIGDPAKNKAWDLLTEARQVLARHPEATEENNPEAWEALYAAEGSDWFWWFGEGHSSNQDAMFDQLFREHLAAIYYALNEPVPTAVQQPIEIHAVGGDHLPMSFIHPVIDGIGDEQDWDKAGRIELGGARGTMHRSSVVQRLWYGVDHLNFYLRLDFKSGSKPGVDVPPELHLLWFYPDRSLSTSPAPLANVPDEAPVNYRFHHHLGVNLVTQSAWFQAATEHHRWQAHPSRAQVGIDRCLEIAVPWADLQMVEPDWQIRMLAVLAEDSCYNSYLPEHRLIPVNVP from the coding sequence ATGCCTCATCCGCTCTACGTTGCCATCATCTGGCACCAACACCAACCCCTTTACAAAAGCCGAGTAGCCGGTCATTACCAACTGCCTTGGGTGCGGCTGCATGGCACCAAAGACTATCTCGACTTGGTGCTGATGCTTGAACGCTATCCCAAGCTGCATCAAACCGTAAACCTAGTTCCCTCCCTGATCTTGCAAATTGAGGATTATGTCGCTGGGAAGGCCAGGGATCCCTATCTATCCCTAGCGTTAAGCGACGTAACCACCTTCACAGATACCCAACGCCGCTTTACCGTCGAGCATTGTTTCGACGCCAACCACCGTACCATGGTGGATCCCCATCCTCGCTATGCTGAACTCTACAACCAGCGGCAGGAGCAAGGTTTAGGCTGGTGTGTGGAAAACTGGGGGCCGGCCGACTATGGTGATGTGCTGGCCTGGCACAACTTGGCCTGGATTGATCCACTCTTTTGGGACGATCCCCAAGTGGCCCGCTGGCTAGAGCAGGATCGCAACTTTAGCCTCAGCGATCGCCAACAGATTTACGTTAAGCAGAAGGAGATCCTAAGCCGTATCATCCCCCAGCACCGCAAGATGCAGGAGCAGGGACAGCTTGAGGTCACCACCACACCCTATACCCACCCCATTCTGCCGCTGCTGGCCGACACGGATGCTGGACGGGTGGCGGTACCGGGTATGCAGTTGCCCAACCACCGCTTCCAGTTTGCGGAAGATATTCCCCGCCATCTGCAAAAATCTTGGGACTTATACATCGATCGCTTTGGCTGTGCTCCGCGTGGGCTGTGGCCGTCTGAGCAGTCGGTGAGCCCAGCCATGCTGGATCCAGTTGCTAAGCAAGGTTTTCAGTGGCTCTGTTCCGATGAAGCCGTCCTAGGCTGGACGATGAAGCATTACTTCCACCGCGATGGTTCCGGCAACGTCCAAGAACCAGAGTTGATGTATCGCCCCTATCGCCTAGAAACGCCCCATGGCGACCTGGGTATTGTCTTCCGAGACCACCGACTGTCGGATCTAATCGGCTTCACCTACGGAGCCATGGAACCCAAGGCCGCCGCCGCTGATCTGATTGGCCACCTAGAAGCGATCGGGCGATCGCTCAAATACAACCAGCACACCGGCCATACGTCCCTCGATCATCCTTGGCTAGTCACCATTGCCCTGGATGGCGAGAACTGTTGGGAATATTATCCTCACGACGGTAAGCCGTTCCTAGAAGCGCTCTATTCGAGACTGAGTGAACAAACCGGGATCAAACTGGTCACCGTGGGTGAATTTCTAGAGCAGTTTCCTGCCACAGAGCGCCTGCCCGCAGAGAACCTGCACAGCGGCTCTTGGGTGGATGGTAGTTTCACCACCTGGATTGGCGATCCGGCGAAGAACAAAGCGTGGGATCTGCTCACCGAAGCCCGTCAAGTCTTAGCCCGCCATCCCGAAGCCACGGAAGAGAACAACCCCGAAGCCTGGGAAGCCCTCTATGCCGCTGAAGGATCCGACTGGTTTTGGTGGTTTGGCGAGGGGCATTCCTCCAACCAAGATGCCATGTTTGACCAACTGTTCCGAGAACATTTGGCAGCCATCTACTACGCCCTGAATGAACCCGTGCCAACGGCCGTGCAGCAGCCGATCGAAATCCATGCGGTGGGCGGTGACCACCTGCCCATGAGCTTCATCCATCCGGTTATTGACGGCATTGGCGACGAGCAGGATTGGGATAAGGCAGGGCGGATTGAGCTCGGCGGAGCCCGAGGCACCATGCACCGCAGCAGCGTCGTCCAGCGGCTGTGGTATGGCGTAGACCACTTAAACTTCTACCTGCGGCTAGACTTCAAGAGCGGTTCAAAACCCGGTGTGGATGTCCCACCCGAGCTGCATCTCCTCTGGTTCTACCCCGATCGCTCCCTGAGCACCAGTCCTGCGCCCTTGGCCAATGTGCCTGATGAAGCACCGGTCAACTATCGCTTCCACCACCACCTCGGTGTGAACCTCGTGACCCAGTCCGCCTGGTTCCAAGCGGCCACCGAACATCATCGTTGGCAGGCCCATCCCTCCCGCGCCCAAGTGGGGATCGATCGCTGCCTAGAGATTGCCGTTCCCTGGGCCGATTTGCAGATGGTAGAACCCGATTGGCAGATACGTATGCTGGCTGTTTTGGCAGAAGACAGTTGCTACAACAGCTACTTGCCGGAACATCGATTGATTCCCGTCAATGTGCCCTAG
- a CDS encoding M28 family peptidase: protein MADADLRSRLEKHLSHLVRDRDPYLATAGYFFVRDYIRQDLSQWGSVTVQERKQPPLPLQNLILHLPGQRPQTEPILVGAHYDAVLGSPGADDNASGVAVLLELARWLTQHPPVHPVILVAFDLEEYGLQGSYAFVEAWRSHQRSLRLMLSLEMLGYCDRTPGSQRYPPGLARFYPDRGDFIALVGNLATLPDLIRLSRHINRSGTSCQWLPVPLRGRGVPDTRRSDHVPFWDAGYRAIMVTDTANLRNPHYHQTSDRLQTLDLDFLTGVCQGLSMGLTALS, encoded by the coding sequence GTGGCTGATGCCGACCTGCGATCGCGCCTAGAGAAGCATCTGAGCCATCTGGTGCGCGATCGCGATCCCTATCTGGCCACAGCCGGCTATTTTTTCGTGCGGGACTATATCCGTCAGGACTTATCCCAGTGGGGATCGGTGACGGTGCAGGAACGCAAGCAGCCGCCTCTGCCCCTGCAAAATCTGATTCTGCATCTCCCCGGCCAGCGCCCTCAGACCGAGCCTATCTTAGTTGGAGCCCACTATGACGCGGTACTTGGCTCCCCCGGTGCCGATGACAACGCTAGCGGTGTAGCGGTCTTACTGGAGCTGGCCCGCTGGTTGACCCAGCATCCCCCAGTGCATCCCGTCATCCTGGTTGCCTTTGACCTCGAAGAATATGGCCTGCAAGGTAGTTACGCCTTCGTTGAAGCATGGCGATCGCACCAGCGTTCCCTACGATTAATGCTGTCTTTAGAAATGCTGGGCTACTGCGATCGCACCCCCGGCAGCCAGCGCTATCCGCCAGGATTGGCGAGATTCTATCCCGATCGCGGTGACTTCATTGCCCTCGTGGGCAACCTCGCTACCCTGCCTGACTTGATCCGCCTCAGCCGCCACATCAACCGCAGCGGTACCTCCTGCCAATGGCTGCCGGTGCCCTTGCGGGGGCGCGGCGTACCCGACACCCGCCGCAGCGACCATGTGCCCTTTTGGGATGCGGGCTATCGCGCCATTATGGTCACCGATACCGCCAACCTGCGCAATCCCCACTATCACCAGACCAGCGATCGCCTCCAAACCTTAGACTTAGACTTTCTCACCGGCGTATGCCAGGGGTTGTCCATGGGGTTGACCGCACTGTCTTAG
- the hisS gene encoding histidine--tRNA ligase has product MGTIKASRGTQDILPEAVRIWQQVEATAREILARSAYREIRTPIFEQTDLFERGIGEATDVVGKEMYTFHDRGDRSLTLRPENTAGVVRAFIEHSLYAQGGVQRLWYTGPMFRYERPQAGRQRQFHQLGVEVIGSRDPRADVEVMALATDMLQTLGLTGLTLYLNSVGNPSDRHHYRDALVTYFTPFQADLDADSQERLTRNPLRILDSKDERTQAIAKDAPSILDYLGDDSKQHFDRVQQLLTDLGIVYTLNPRLVRGLDYYTHTAFELVSQDLGAQATVCGGGRYDGLVGQLGGPDTAAVGWAIGLERLTLLLRQLQETSLPDLDFYLVSRGERAEAQSAQLAQQLRHQGFSVEVDLSGSAFGKQFKRADRSGAIACLVLGDAEAEAGTVNLKWLASGDQEAIAQAELLDKADSLRQTIAAQRAGI; this is encoded by the coding sequence ATGGGCACGATCAAAGCAAGCCGAGGCACACAGGATATTCTGCCGGAGGCGGTCAGGATTTGGCAGCAGGTGGAGGCGACAGCGCGGGAGATTTTGGCGCGGTCGGCCTACCGGGAAATTCGCACGCCCATTTTCGAGCAAACGGATTTGTTTGAGCGGGGCATCGGCGAAGCCACGGATGTGGTGGGTAAGGAGATGTATACGTTTCACGATCGGGGCGATCGCTCCCTAACCCTGCGACCGGAAAATACGGCGGGGGTGGTGCGGGCGTTTATTGAGCATAGTCTCTATGCCCAGGGTGGTGTGCAGCGGCTGTGGTATACCGGGCCGATGTTTCGCTATGAGCGCCCCCAGGCAGGACGGCAGCGGCAGTTCCATCAGCTAGGGGTGGAGGTGATTGGCAGTCGCGATCCCCGAGCTGATGTGGAGGTGATGGCTCTGGCAACGGATATGCTGCAAACCTTGGGTCTCACGGGTCTCACGCTGTACTTAAATTCCGTAGGCAATCCTAGCGATCGCCACCACTATCGCGATGCCCTAGTGACCTATTTCACGCCGTTTCAGGCTGACCTAGATGCAGATTCCCAGGAACGCCTGACGCGCAATCCCCTACGCATTCTCGATAGCAAAGACGAACGCACTCAGGCGATCGCCAAGGATGCCCCCAGCATTTTGGATTACCTGGGAGATGACTCGAAGCAGCATTTTGACCGGGTGCAGCAGTTGCTGACGGATTTGGGAATTGTCTACACCCTCAACCCGCGTCTGGTGCGAGGGCTAGACTACTACACCCACACGGCTTTTGAACTGGTGTCCCAGGATTTGGGAGCCCAGGCAACGGTATGTGGCGGCGGGCGCTATGACGGATTGGTGGGGCAACTGGGCGGCCCCGACACGGCGGCGGTGGGCTGGGCCATTGGTCTAGAGCGGCTGACGCTCCTGCTGCGCCAGTTGCAGGAAACATCGCTGCCGGATCTAGATTTTTATCTGGTGTCGCGGGGAGAACGAGCGGAAGCGCAGTCGGCTCAGCTAGCCCAGCAGCTACGCCACCAGGGTTTTTCCGTGGAGGTGGATCTGAGCGGCAGTGCCTTCGGTAAGCAGTTTAAGCGGGCCGATCGCAGTGGGGCGATCGCTTGCCTTGTCCTGGGCGATGCAGAAGCAGAGGCGGGCACGGTAAACCTGAAGTGGTTGGCCAGTGGAGATCAGGAAGCGATCGCCCAAGCGGAACTGCTGGACAAAGCCGATTCTCTGCGCCAGACGATTGCGGCCCAGCGAGCTGGTATCTAG
- a CDS encoding acyltransferase, whose amino-acid sequence MATGKQSSGAQDAQPPYQIRCTHLPLGVYREIAAHLRQVTGVEAGLLPQTSQDFDYLKSQAGGLWIRYKPEADDASHLRVEQVLAYYGDRYGDWDVIKSQAAVERK is encoded by the coding sequence ATGGCGACTGGTAAGCAATCATCAGGGGCTCAGGATGCTCAGCCCCCCTATCAAATTCGCTGTACCCATCTGCCCTTGGGGGTCTATCGCGAAATTGCGGCTCATCTGCGGCAAGTGACGGGTGTAGAAGCAGGTCTATTACCCCAAACGTCTCAAGACTTTGATTATCTCAAAAGTCAGGCGGGTGGTTTGTGGATTCGCTACAAGCCAGAGGCAGATGATGCATCTCATCTCCGCGTTGAGCAGGTTTTAGCGTATTATGGCGATCGCTACGGGGACTGGGACGTGATCAAGTCCCAAGCGGCAGTTGAGCGTAAGTAG
- a CDS encoding LuxR C-terminal-related transcriptional regulator, translated as MSVGESQGSGVLSDRELQIVDLVASGLTNQEIAEKLEISKRTVDNHVSNILTKTATGNRVALVRWALQWGKVCIDQVNCCTLPVVDSSIAQGEA; from the coding sequence ATGAGCGTTGGTGAATCTCAGGGGTCAGGAGTTCTCTCCGATCGAGAGCTGCAAATTGTTGACTTGGTTGCTTCAGGTTTGACCAATCAAGAAATTGCTGAAAAACTTGAGATCAGCAAGCGGACGGTGGATAATCACGTCAGCAATATTCTCACCAAAACGGCAACGGGAAATCGGGTAGCCCTAGTACGCTGGGCGCTGCAGTGGGGCAAGGTTTGCATCGATCAAGTCAATTGCTGCACCCTGCCGGTGGTGGATAGCAGCATTGCCCAGGGCGAGGCGTAG
- a CDS encoding recombinase family protein, protein MSSGFLWIVGTTRSGKTERLVRQYAQWAQDQGAALRPMVVFAANGDNRLELVDRLLDTQVAVPFESHTPLGFFQKEVMLFWPLLAQSLQLTTPFPVRLRPETEQALATQVWQPLLDGGPLQQEGVRQAVMVRRSLDIWQLAALSGTAIDDIPARLEAGLGEMGGTPDLWHHMGEALQQWRSWCLQRGLLTYGLITELYGQHLLPNPQYQSHLTHRYGALLADDLDDYPAIAFDLFSQWLDAEIPSLFTFNPEGAIRLGLGADPRCLGQLAQRCQQETLVANPEQSLGDRLGVDRVLSWLAEPLWVEVPETVQAIQTTARGSLLRQVAEQIAEAIHSGQVAAHEVAIIGPGLDAIARYTLREILNSRGIALISLHDQQPLVSYPKVRSLLTLLALIYPGLGPLIQADAVADMLVVLSQQPTPVSDRGGDVSIDPVRAGLLTDHCFVPDVQHPHLLEATAFPRWDRLGYQATEAYDAIRRWIATQKQQLDSSPVPKLLKPITLLDRAIQQFFHGGTALPYDQLSALRELMETAQHYWEVDGQLRQAGHHHLPDAAVVGAFIDLLQHGTITADPYPLRSMGRSPDAVTLATLFQYRSQRCHHRWHFWLDAGSTLWLTGGGPLVGAPMFLSHWSGQPWTAVDEQADDLARLQRQVADLLRRVRDRLYLCHSDLSTNGQEQVGPLLAIVNAAQAIAPDRSIPEATVNLGEPS, encoded by the coding sequence GTGTCTTCTGGATTTCTCTGGATTGTTGGAACAACGCGCAGTGGTAAGACGGAACGCTTGGTGCGCCAGTATGCCCAATGGGCGCAGGATCAAGGCGCTGCCCTGCGTCCGATGGTGGTCTTTGCGGCCAATGGCGATAATCGCCTAGAGCTAGTCGATCGGTTGCTTGATACTCAGGTAGCCGTACCGTTTGAGTCGCACACGCCCTTAGGATTTTTTCAGAAGGAGGTGATGCTGTTTTGGCCTCTATTAGCCCAATCTCTGCAGCTTACAACACCTTTCCCAGTACGGCTGCGGCCGGAGACAGAACAGGCCCTGGCCACCCAGGTATGGCAACCGCTGCTCGACGGTGGCCCACTCCAGCAAGAAGGGGTACGTCAAGCCGTGATGGTGCGGCGATCGCTGGATATCTGGCAGCTTGCAGCATTGAGCGGGACGGCGATCGATGATATTCCCGCTCGTCTAGAGGCGGGGCTGGGAGAGATGGGCGGCACACCCGATCTGTGGCACCACATGGGAGAGGCGCTGCAGCAGTGGCGGAGTTGGTGTTTGCAGCGGGGGCTGCTCACCTACGGTCTGATTACGGAACTCTATGGCCAACACCTCTTGCCCAATCCCCAGTACCAATCCCATCTCACCCATCGCTACGGGGCGCTGCTGGCGGATGATCTGGATGACTATCCGGCGATCGCCTTTGATCTCTTCAGCCAGTGGCTAGATGCCGAGATTCCTTCCCTGTTCACGTTTAACCCCGAAGGGGCGATCCGTCTAGGGCTAGGAGCCGATCCCCGCTGTCTGGGGCAGTTGGCCCAGCGCTGTCAGCAAGAAACGCTAGTGGCGAATCCGGAGCAATCCTTAGGCGATCGCTTGGGGGTAGACAGGGTGCTGAGTTGGCTGGCAGAGCCGCTGTGGGTGGAGGTGCCGGAGACGGTGCAGGCGATTCAAACCACGGCGCGGGGCAGTCTTTTGCGCCAGGTGGCAGAGCAGATTGCCGAAGCGATTCATTCGGGGCAGGTGGCGGCCCATGAGGTGGCGATTATCGGCCCAGGTTTGGATGCGATCGCTCGCTATACGCTGCGGGAGATCTTGAACAGCCGCGGCATTGCGCTGATCTCGTTGCATGATCAGCAGCCCTTGGTGAGCTATCCCAAGGTGCGATCGCTGCTGACGCTGTTGGCGTTGATCTATCCAGGGTTAGGGCCGTTGATCCAGGCGGATGCGGTGGCCGATATGCTGGTGGTGCTGAGCCAACAGCCGACGCCCGTCAGCGATCGCGGCGGGGATGTCTCTATCGATCCGGTGCGGGCTGGTCTGCTGACCGATCATTGTTTTGTGCCCGATGTGCAGCATCCTCACCTGCTGGAGGCCACGGCGTTTCCGCGCTGGGATCGATTGGGCTATCAGGCCACAGAGGCCTATGACGCGATTCGTCGCTGGATTGCCACCCAGAAACAGCAGTTAGATTCATCACCGGTGCCCAAGCTGCTGAAACCGATCACATTGCTAGATCGGGCCATTCAACAATTTTTCCACGGCGGCACGGCGCTGCCCTACGATCAGCTATCGGCGCTGCGAGAGCTGATGGAAACCGCCCAGCACTATTGGGAGGTAGATGGACAGTTGCGACAGGCAGGGCACCACCACCTACCCGACGCGGCGGTGGTCGGCGCGTTTATCGACCTGCTGCAGCATGGCACGATTACAGCGGATCCCTATCCCCTGCGTTCGATGGGGCGATCGCCAGATGCGGTGACCCTGGCAACGCTGTTTCAGTATCGATCGCAGCGCTGTCATCATCGCTGGCATTTTTGGCTCGATGCCGGCTCCACCCTATGGCTAACCGGAGGGGGGCCGCTGGTGGGTGCGCCCATGTTCCTCAGCCATTGGTCTGGCCAACCCTGGACAGCGGTGGACGAACAGGCCGATGATCTGGCTCGCCTCCAACGTCAGGTGGCGGATCTGCTCAGACGGGTGCGCGATCGCCTCTATCTTTGCCATAGCGATTTATCCACCAATGGTCAGGAGCAGGTGGGGCCGCTGTTGGCGATCGTCAATGCTGCCCAAGCGATCGCCCCCGACCGATCCATACCCGAGGCAACAGTGAACCTTGGTGAACCTTCATGA